The sequence TATCAATAAGAAAAATGGCATATAAGAAGACACCATACAGATACTcctttgaacatgaagaattgaCCAATAAGGTATTGCCCGTCTCAGTGATATGCCTATGATTTCTCTCACCTAGGCCATTCTGTTGAGGAGTTGTAGGACAAGAAAATCCAATGAAAATGTTATTCAAGACATAATTTTCCAACCAATCTAGATTCCTTCAGTAGATCCATCGTTGATTAATAATCAAAAAGCCATCAAGAACAAATTTCGGTAGCAGTGCACAATGTAGTTGATCTCGGATTCCGGTTTGTCTCGGTCCCGAACaagacactggtacaacgttgttTCGGAGAGATTCTGTTTCCGAATTTCGGTTAAATCTCGATTCGAATTTTTATACATATAATTAATACATATATTAAAGATACTGGATACtaataaattaaccaaaagaaaaacaccatCAATAcctaaaagtgaaaacaaatactATCAAACACTGATCCTAGAGAAGGAAAGTTGGTTGAGTTTATCCAAGATCCGGTTTGGTGTATTGGATTGCATTTAAGAAATTTATACACATCTTCGCATCCATTCGATCTTCTGATGATACCCTTGTGTCATCATCTCAACACCATCGATCTATCGAGCTTCGATGCTCCGCAATATACCAGATCATTACCTTCCTGACTTCAGCATTTCTCATCGGCAGATGGAAGAATCTCTCGTCACCAACCAATCCAACCCCGTCACCATCATATTTTCTCTAAACTCAGGCATACTTTCTCCGATGATCTGTGTTCATCGTCTACTGCCAATACCAGCAGCAACCCACGTCTTATGTTTCCTCCAACGATCCACTGGTATATACACGAACTCGAGTTCAGTTCGAATGAACTTCATCACCATTCATCGCCGAGATTATGATCATCACGAGTAATAGCGTCATCACTGCCGATGGCAGCATCGTCACTTCTATGTATCGTCTCCAACATCATCAtcacgttctctccataagcagAAATCGATCACTAATGGCATCTGCAAATGCCATCAATATCATCTCTGTCATGCCAGCAAAACAAGCTCGGTTCAATGGAAGCAAAATCTCGTCCAATACATTCCCATCCGGACTCGAACCCATCACCAAGATCATTGCTCTTAGGATCAGTTTACCAAAATACCTTGTCTCAGTGACTAGTTTCGTCTTATCTCGATGGCTCGGACAATTCAACCCGAGTTTTCCGGTACCTTTCTATCTCGCCGAAATATTATATTTCGTTTTCTGGAGATCCGAAAACGAAAATTCCGCCGGAATTCCGGCCGAGATGTCCGAAATTGACTGCATTGGCGGTGCAACATATTCACCTTCAATAAAACTATATAAAGATTAATGGAGATCAGAATATATTCAAACTGATCTCTCCATAACAAATAATTGGTTGAATCTAATCTGTGTGAAACAAAATTAGAGATATTAGTAATATGTAAGGTTGAATTTGTATTAACAGAATCTGCAACAGCGAAATTATTTacgttattattattgattgaaGACCAAGGATTTTGAAGTCATTAAAATTTCAAGAAAGGGATGAAAATTTTAGGGTAAATTTTCAGATCGAAACACATAAAAGAAATCTTGAACAAAAGATTGATCAAAATGTTAACAAGCTGTGATCAATAGGTGAAGAAATATTTGTAGATGATGAAGATAAAGATGTATTGAAGAATTATTGAAAAATTTTAAAGAAATTTTGAGAAAAAATGATCATCCCTAACTGATATCATGAGAAAGCTTAGAGAATGAAAATGGTTAGTTGTTTATTACAAAATAACGGAATGTTTATTCTATTACAGGACTCCTTGGACAGTATATGAAGATAGTCAAACCTAGTCAATTAAGAAGACCTTGACTTAGAGATTCCACACAAGTCAACAAAGAATTTGACTCTTATACTTGACACATTCATCATGGGTTAGCAACAAAGTAGATTCTTGAAGCAGTAAGTACCGATTAAAGACCAGGCAACAGAAAGCCATCCTTTCATTGATATTTTCAAACATAAAACCACGAAGAAAGAGAGCAATGACCTAACGTCTCCCATGACATTAACCCATTGCCCTTTTAACAACACTAGAGTTGCGATGTTGACCACGTACTGGGCTAAGTCTCCACCGTAGCTGAGACGGTTCAAACAGTTAGCAACATGTGAGTTGCAGTTGCAATGAAGAGATTGTAGGATTTTATGATCAAAGTGAACCATGCACGAGCATAATGCATCGTACCATGTTACCGCAGTTCCATTCTCTAAATGTTTGCACGTGTGGCCCGACAGGTTTGACGGAAAGCAACACTGTTTGTTACAAATCCATGAAGACTATTAATTAATAATCAAATGATCATGCCGTGTCACTATAGCACAGTCGTAAAGTTAtagggtgatgataccagtgatatgagttcgaaacCCTCCAGaatcaaattctttaccgatcaaaagtaaaataaaataatcaaatggTCTCATTCATGGTTTATATTTCAAATTGTTAATATTTGGCTTTCAGATGGTAAAACAAAGAacattaacaaaaaataaataagtcaaaattcactatactttcaaaagaaaaatacaaaaacctTCCCCTCGGCGAAAGGGCTATGGAATGGGTATAATTAACACTCATTTTACTGCCAAATCCAATGAAAGACTATGTCATGTCCAGAACACCAATAAAACCTATGGCTGATGGTCAGCCGCTTGAAGCAAAATTAAGATCTTGGTGGTTGAACATCAGCATctctagtcttttttttttcttttttttttatatatattttgcaCCTCAAAGGGCCTTTACTAATAAGTAAAGAAGTTATTACGAATCCTATTAGATTACAGCAAGAAATGCATCAGAGGAGGTTGCAAAAACTTGGCGATGAAGAAGCTAAAGATAATAAACTAATTGACACACTGATGCTCGTACATTCGGGTCAAATACCTAGAGTTATAGAGCCAaaagaagtattctcaagaagatatacgtatcgAAGGAGGGAATTTTACGAACgtgaaaagtgggggtctaaaaaccacacccaatctttcgattagcaatctgtatggacaaactcctatatactttctagagaatcaactagacagtcagactcaatttaaataaaactacatcaaagagttttgtatctcaatgtctcgatttgatctatactcaagaaaatagaaatctgcaagtctttatctaagagagataacttggatggtaccaaagaccaatatccaagtgtcaatcaatttaaatcaacaaccaaaatgtcggatattctaattgattgaacaacgcataacctgtgatatttcaattatataacaaaatacattgcggaaaagaaataacacagataccagaattttgttaatgaggaaaccgcaaatgcagaaaaacctcgggacttagtccacattgaacacacattgtattaagccgctacagagtctaacctactccaaactaacttctgtctgactgtagttgaaccccaaccaatcttacattgatccaaggtacagttatgctcccacgtctccgatcccagcaggatactacgtacttgatttccttatctgatctcacccacaaccaagagttgctacgaatgaaagtcgaagactttaataaacaaatctatatcacacagaaaagtctatagtaatagataaattcgtctcccacgaatatacctacgagttttgttccgtcttttgataaatcaaggtgaacatgaacaaattaataatccagacttatattaccgaagaacaacctagtattatcaatcacctcacaacagtcttaatcgacgcagcgaaaaaacatattgtggaatcacaaacaatgagacgaagatgtttgtgattactttttatcttgcctatgggagatagaaatctcaatccaactattacaattgtactcgtacgatagaaacagcaagatcagatcacacaactacaagaaagtagtatcggtctggattcacaatcccaatgaagtctttaagttgttaacctggtttagaagaagaaaccaaaggttaaaggagaaccgactctagcttagcacaactggtattacacagaatgtgtggggattaggtttcccaattgctagagttctctcttatgtattctttcaaatcagggttgcaatcaatgttagcttagtaacaaagcattcaatattcaccattagatgaaaacctgattacattcaagctaatatttatcaaccgttagatcgaaaacatttcttgttatacacaaataaaatgcacgttctaggcttgtgtaaccctacccaaacttgtacattagttggttcaacaatagttaaccaaatggttaggcatatgatcactttcatatcaaccatattcttcttcaccatctagttcaaatgactcaaatgaaatagttagagagttgttcaattgcaatgaaatcttatgtactacactagacacaattgaagcaaaaacgatgtgattcacttgaatcggttcatgaactatatatccacggtttgcaattgcattccttagttaatatgaataatttcacaaacatagcttttagatataacctactcaagttcgcggactgggttcgcggacttaagttcccggatggagtttacaaactccagcagaaattctcgggtttgagaacttcgccagttcgcggacttagctcacgcactactccggatcacttgatcaataaagttcgcaaacttcagttcaaggaataaggacttatacatatatgtgcttccacaacaatgcttatatccttcaatggttatataatctaaactatcatttcaatcattgaaacattctcagaggacgttatatagttgttattcaaaaaccatttttcgtcagagcaattttcaaagtgattgaaacataacatgactttcatcactaggtaaagatgaacttggataaagcgaaagcttaccaacacatattttgagaaatagataggcgagataaactcggctcgaaataccaaatgtgtataatctaagtctatatataaaaactacttttgtctcaagataggagataaataaacttttgagtgatagataagttcaagtctccacataccttttagtcgatgaagatccaccagttccttgagtagtccttcgtcttatatgatgattgccatggagttcttgagctcaactacactttgtatcctagtccgagaccttagctataatagactagaaatcaagacttatagttttgatcactaacattgacaaacatgcttgagatagcaacacatgcgatttcgaccgatcaatgctctaacagaacgcacaattgggggatataagaaaaagataaaaatggGATTTAAATAATAAATCATAGTCATCCCATATCCAGGTAATTTATATAATTCGTAACCTACCCTCAATAGTTATTTTTAGTCTACTAATTGTAATTAGTTATAAGTTAATAGATTAATTGATGATGATTAACATAAATCATAATCACTTTGCTTGGATGGGAGAAGTGAATGGGAGTAGAAGGTATTCACTTGGATGGGAGAAGTGAAATGAAATGGGAGCAGAAGGTATTCACTTGGATGGGAGAAGTGAATGGGAGCAAAAGGAATTTTTTGTAGGTCAACATGAAATATGTTTGAAGACTATGCCGACAATGTTTGAAGACTATTCCGGTAATGAGATATATTTGAAGACTGTGCCGGAAATGTTTGAAGACTGTGCCGGGAATGGAATATATTTGAAGACTGTGCCGGTATTGTCGTTACTTTTTAGTCTATACCGTAAATTTTGAAACTGAAGTATTTTTCTCCTGGTAGATTTTTACTACTCTCGGCAATGTAGTCAAATAGTCGAGTATGCCGGCATCATATACCGGTATTGTTTCTATTTTCACCGGCATAGGAAAACAGGGTAATCAAATAAATTTTCAAATGTTTGTGAGAGTTCCCATCCTCGATTGATAGAACAAAGTCATATTTGggcaggggcggagccaggattttaAGAGAGGGggtgcaaagaaaaaaaaaggctatagaaaaaaaaaatgctaaagaTTGTGTACCTTTTAAGTATGTTATTAACGATCATCATCTCCGGCGTCATAATATACTAGCAACCTCCAACAAATCAACCTATTAGTCACGTACACATACATTTTCGACCATACAATATGATGATCTAACTGTAAATGTTGTGTCATAATCAAACGTACCAACAACTACTTGAAGCAACAAAAAGAGAGAACATAAAGATGtaacaaaaatatttttcattatcataaccCCCAAGTGTTCAGTAACAACAAAATATACACCACAAGAGGCTAGTTAATTCTAAAATTTCTGATCATTTTCTATAAATTTATATCTTTATGCATCATGTATAAGTGCTTCAAATATCCACAAAAGTCCCAAAAAACTACCTTCTATACAGCATTGTTACCCCAAAAGAACACCTTATATGCTTTACCAAAAAACCCAACTCTTATTATATTCAACAATACCCACGACGTAGTGCCATAAGTTTAAATCATTTTCTAATCTTATCGGTGCTGATACTGCGAAAAATTTCTCATTCAATATATGTGAGTAAACAGTTATTCATATACTCATCACCGATACGACTTTGCAAACGATTATTCACTATCTTCATAGCGGAAAACACTCTCTCAACGGTAGCGGTAGCAACCGGAAATATCAAAGACAATTTAATCAACAAGTAAACAAGAGGATATGTTATATCTTTTTTGGTCTCAACCATTTTCTTGGCAAGCCCACTGATTCCAACCAACTCAAAAAATTTGTTACTAGAAAGCACATCACGAAGAAAGGTGTCTAGTTTCCGTTCAAGAATCATGAGATCCATTTCAGAAAAATCAGATGGATATAGTTTAGCAAGACGAATTAACGCACCTTTTTCAAAAGCTGAAaaattctctcttggattcaAATGCGACATGCAAAGAAGCAACTCGGTGTTCACTTCATCATACCGGTCATTAAGGGCTGCAATTTTCATATCAATGACATTGTTGAACAAACCAACTTGAAAATGATGTAGATTTGTCTCTTCTTGTAGATTACGTCTTCCTCGTCCAAGTGGTACATATGGAGACATCATTTCAGGAACTGCAATATTAGTTTTAGCACAAAAAGCAGAAATATCATTCATAAGACTATTCCACCCACCATCCCGCATGGCATGTAGTTGTTCTTTAGATATCTTCACCAAGTTCATAGCATTCATAATGTCTTGATCTTTTCGTTGCAATGCTTGCGAAAAATTCGTTAGTGATTCCTAACAAAGTGCTTAGCAGAAACaaagtaaatacaaaatcaaATGTTGGCATCAAAATCAGAAAAGCATATGCTTTTCCCCTCGCTTCACTAGTACCTTCTCGACTTACAATCTCCAACGTTTCTAGAATTGATGGAAACATCAAAATCAAACTCGGCAGCACGTTGTAATGTGTACCTCAAAGTGTGTCGGAAGGTCGTTTGAGACAAGTTTCTTGATTCAATCCCGAGCCAGTTAAACGTTCACCTTTTTCAACAAGTTCAACCACTCTAGCAAGTTCTTTTTGTCGAAGAACATCTCTGCGTTTGCACGAGGAAGAAACAATTTTAACAACTTCACTAACTATAGTAAAGAACAATGCAACACCACCATGCTTCTGAGCAACATTCATTAATGCCAATTGAAGCTGATgcgaaaaataatgaacaacataaGCTGAAGGGTTTTCTTTTAGAATGAGTGCTTTAAGTCCGTTGTAATCACCTTGCATATTAGAAGCACCATCGTAACACTGCCctatcaa comes from Papaver somniferum cultivar HN1 chromosome 7, ASM357369v1, whole genome shotgun sequence and encodes:
- the LOC113294022 gene encoding uncharacterized protein LOC113294022, which encodes MNAMNLVKISKEQLHAMRDGGWNSLMNDISAFCAKTNIAVPEMMSPYVPLGRGRRNLQEETNLHHFQVGLFNNVIDMKIAALNDRYDEVNTELLLCMSHLNPRENFSAFEKGALIRLAKLYPSDFSEMDLMILERKLDTFLRDVLSSNKFFELVGISGLAKKMVETKKDITYPLVYLLIKLSLIFPVATATVERVFSAMKIVNNRLQSRIGDEYMNNCLLTYIE